The following are encoded in a window of Novosphingobium sp. ZN18A2 genomic DNA:
- a CDS encoding ACT domain-containing protein, whose product MHVILMAVGEDRPGLASSLAEAIAGAGGNWLESHFARLGGKFVGSVFVELPANRQAQLDEALAAMNAAGFQVTSVPSGESVPQGGQSFTFEIVGADRPGIVREVSAALAALHVNIDELESETEPGAMSGEPLFRARARVQVPDGTPIAHVRQALERISGEIMVDFEG is encoded by the coding sequence ATGCACGTTATCCTGATGGCGGTGGGCGAAGACCGCCCCGGTCTTGCGAGCTCTCTGGCAGAGGCAATCGCGGGTGCCGGGGGCAACTGGCTTGAAAGCCACTTCGCGCGCCTTGGCGGCAAATTCGTCGGGTCGGTTTTCGTCGAACTGCCCGCCAATCGGCAGGCGCAACTGGACGAGGCGCTTGCAGCGATGAATGCCGCCGGGTTCCAGGTGACGTCGGTCCCCTCTGGTGAATCGGTGCCGCAAGGCGGGCAGTCGTTTACGTTCGAAATTGTCGGCGCCGATCGTCCGGGGATCGTCCGCGAGGTTTCCGCCGCGCTTGCCGCGCTTCACGTCAACATCGACGAACTCGAATCGGAAACGGAGCCGGGCGCGATGTCGGGCGAGCCCTTGTTCCGCGCACGCGCGCGGGTTCAGGTTCCGGACGGAACGCCGATTGCGCACGTCCGCCAGGCGCTTGAGCGTATATCGGGCGAGATCATGGTCGATTTCGAGGGCTGA
- a CDS encoding ammonium transporter, with the protein MAHAQAAGNLTLADAANSGDTAWILVSSALVLMMAMPGLALFYGGLVRQKGFLAVLVQIGAIAAVASLLWVVVGYTLAFGNVTGGWLGSGNAWMLINLGNVRGSTTIPESAFVLFQMCFALITPALMVGAWVDRARFGWVVAFCALWGLIVYAPVAHWIWGGGWLASRLGTLDFAGGIVVHTTAGVSALVIALLLGKRMGFPKQLMLPHSPALTMAGAAMLWVGWFGFNGGSALAANDDAAAAIINTHVAASVAALVWLLVERVTVGKPTSVGFATGAVAGLATITPAAGFVSPGTAMLFGVAAAIVCYAMIQLVKQRLQIDDSLDVFAVHGVGGMLGSLMLAIFLSPTFGGTGYAAGMSMGSQILAQVAGVGVVALWSVVATVICALMVSMVIPMRVTEDDERTGLDLSSHGERAWDFD; encoded by the coding sequence ATGGCTCATGCCCAGGCAGCGGGTAACCTGACGCTGGCCGACGCGGCGAACTCCGGCGACACCGCCTGGATACTGGTTTCCTCGGCACTGGTCCTGATGATGGCGATGCCCGGCCTTGCGCTGTTCTATGGCGGGCTGGTCCGGCAAAAGGGATTCCTTGCGGTGCTGGTCCAGATCGGCGCGATCGCTGCGGTTGCTTCGCTGCTGTGGGTGGTGGTCGGCTATACGCTGGCCTTCGGCAATGTCACCGGCGGATGGCTGGGCAGCGGAAATGCCTGGATGCTGATCAATCTGGGGAACGTTCGCGGTAGCACGACCATCCCGGAAAGCGCCTTCGTCCTGTTCCAGATGTGCTTTGCGCTGATCACGCCTGCCCTGATGGTCGGCGCCTGGGTGGATCGTGCGCGGTTCGGCTGGGTGGTCGCGTTCTGCGCCTTGTGGGGCCTTATCGTCTATGCCCCGGTCGCGCACTGGATCTGGGGTGGCGGCTGGCTTGCAAGCAGGCTGGGCACACTGGATTTCGCGGGCGGCATCGTGGTCCATACCACGGCCGGCGTTTCGGCGCTTGTCATCGCGCTTTTGCTGGGCAAGCGGATGGGATTTCCGAAACAGTTGATGCTGCCCCATTCGCCTGCGCTCACGATGGCGGGCGCCGCCATGCTGTGGGTGGGCTGGTTCGGCTTCAACGGCGGATCGGCCCTTGCCGCGAATGACGATGCCGCCGCCGCCATCATCAACACGCATGTCGCGGCCAGCGTTGCCGCGCTCGTCTGGTTGCTGGTTGAACGCGTGACCGTGGGCAAGCCCACATCCGTCGGCTTCGCGACCGGTGCGGTTGCCGGACTCGCAACAATCACGCCCGCTGCGGGCTTCGTTTCGCCGGGAACGGCGATGCTGTTCGGGGTTGCCGCCGCAATCGTTTGCTATGCGATGATCCAGCTTGTGAAACAGCGTTTGCAGATCGACGATTCGCTCGATGTTTTCGCGGTTCACGGCGTGGGCGGAATGCTCGGTTCGCTGATGCTGGCGATATTCCTTTCGCCCACGTTCGGCGGCACCGGCTATGCCGCAGGCATGAGCATGGGCAGCCAGATCCTTGCGCAAGTCGCCGGTGTCGGCGTTGTCGCGTTGTGGAGTGTGGTCGCGACGGTGATCTGCGCGCTGATGGTCTCGATGGTCATCCCGATGCGCGTGACGGAGGATGACGAACGCACCGGCCTCGACCTTTCCAGCCATGGCGAACGGGCCTGGGACTTCGACTGA
- a CDS encoding peroxiredoxin, whose translation MKQIVLRLAAASLALSVPVAAHAELPVGATAPEFSARGALAGKVFSFNLDKALKRGPVVLYFFPKAFTPGCTLEAHAFAESIAKFKALGASVIGMSTDDLPALKKFSRLECRDKFPVASASPAVVSAYDVDLKKEGASTGLTSRTSYVIGQDGKIVMVHSDMDYRDHVKLTLEAVRKLHGH comes from the coding sequence ATGAAACAGATTGTCCTTCGCCTTGCCGCCGCTTCGCTGGCACTTTCCGTGCCGGTGGCTGCCCATGCCGAACTGCCGGTCGGAGCCACTGCGCCCGAGTTTTCCGCGCGTGGCGCGCTGGCCGGCAAGGTGTTTTCGTTCAACCTGGACAAGGCCCTGAAACGCGGACCGGTGGTGCTCTATTTCTTCCCGAAGGCGTTTACGCCGGGATGCACGCTGGAAGCGCACGCCTTCGCCGAATCGATCGCGAAGTTCAAGGCGCTGGGTGCCAGCGTGATCGGCATGTCGACGGACGACCTGCCCGCGCTCAAGAAGTTTTCGCGCCTTGAATGTCGCGACAAGTTCCCGGTTGCCAGCGCCAGCCCGGCGGTGGTCTCCGCCTATGACGTGGACCTGAAGAAGGAAGGTGCTTCGACCGGGCTGACCAGCAGGACCAGCTATGTGATCGGCCAGGACGGGAAGATCGTGATGGTGCATTCAGACATGGACTATCGCGACCACGTGAAGCTGACGCTTGAGGCGGTGCGCAAGCTGCACGGGCACTGA
- a CDS encoding class I SAM-dependent methyltransferase — MRWAAAFLLLALAACHQAKDSDRPDAVREFPRAHRPVSAPGSTQFSSEEDRDNRNEATTVMDMADIEPGMTVADIGAGEGYYTVRLAERVGAKGRVLAEDIAIGAIRRLGARVERDRLDNVSIKLGTPGNPKLPAGSFDRIFLVHMYHEVAEPYAFLWNLRPALKKGGEVVVVDVDRPTDQHGIPPALLLCEFEAVGFRLTQFHRKPAIAGYYAQFEATGDRPEPANIVPCRLEGGKVVRAAAR; from the coding sequence TTGAGATGGGCTGCTGCCTTTCTGCTTCTGGCGCTGGCCGCATGCCACCAGGCAAAGGACAGTGACCGGCCGGATGCCGTGCGCGAGTTTCCGCGCGCGCACCGGCCCGTGTCCGCACCCGGATCGACGCAGTTCAGCAGCGAGGAAGACCGGGACAACCGCAACGAAGCGACCACGGTCATGGACATGGCCGATATAGAACCGGGCATGACCGTGGCCGATATCGGCGCGGGCGAGGGGTATTACACGGTCCGTCTTGCCGAACGGGTGGGGGCCAAGGGCCGCGTTCTGGCAGAAGACATCGCGATCGGGGCGATCCGCCGGCTTGGCGCGCGGGTTGAACGCGACAGGCTGGACAATGTTTCGATCAAGCTGGGAACGCCCGGCAACCCGAAACTTCCCGCGGGCAGTTTCGACCGGATTTTCCTGGTGCACATGTATCACGAAGTGGCCGAACCCTATGCGTTCCTGTGGAACCTGCGCCCCGCGCTGAAGAAGGGTGGAGAGGTCGTCGTCGTCGATGTCGACAGGCCGACGGATCAGCACGGGATACCGCCGGCGCTTCTGTTGTGCGAATTCGAAGCGGTGGGCTTTCGCCTCACCCAGTTTCACCGTAAGCCGGCGATTGCCGGGTATTATGCTCAGTTCGAGGCGACAGGGGATCGGCCCGAACCTGCAAATATCGTTCCTTGCCGGTTAGAAGGCGGCAAGGTTGTGCGCGCCGCAGCGCGCTGA
- the prfB gene encoding peptide chain release factor 2 encodes MRAEGQANIERIEASLALVRKFLDWDRALRRLDELNARVEDPTLWDDPRNAEAVMRERRRLEAAVGTVNEISQEMADAVEFVEMGEAEGDDTIVSEGLSSLEALAERADKDKVQALLAGEADGNDAYLEVHAGAGGTESQDWAEMLQRMYTRWAERHGYKVDLVDYHSGEQAGIKSCTLLIKGENAYGYAKTESGVHRLVRISPYDSSARRHTSFSSVWVYPVIDDDIDVEINPADLKIDTYRASGAGGQHVNTTDSAVRITHQPTGIVVASQNDRSQHKNRATAMNMLKARLYEKELAEREAAASGEYAAKTEIGWGHQIRSYVLQPYQQVKDLRTGVVSTNPTDVLDGALDPFMAAALSQRVTGETVEVEDDD; translated from the coding sequence ATGCGTGCCGAAGGGCAGGCCAACATCGAACGTATCGAAGCATCGCTGGCGCTGGTGCGCAAGTTCCTTGACTGGGACCGCGCGCTGCGGCGGCTCGACGAGCTTAACGCGCGCGTAGAGGACCCCACCCTGTGGGACGATCCCAGGAACGCGGAAGCCGTTATGCGCGAACGGCGCAGGCTCGAAGCCGCGGTCGGCACCGTGAACGAGATTTCGCAGGAAATGGCCGACGCGGTGGAGTTCGTCGAAATGGGCGAGGCCGAGGGTGACGATACGATCGTTTCCGAAGGGCTGAGTTCGCTGGAAGCGCTGGCAGAGCGCGCGGACAAGGACAAGGTCCAGGCGCTTCTGGCTGGCGAGGCCGACGGGAACGACGCCTATCTGGAAGTCCATGCCGGCGCGGGCGGAACCGAAAGCCAGGACTGGGCCGAGATGCTGCAGCGCATGTACACGCGCTGGGCCGAACGCCACGGCTACAAGGTCGATCTGGTGGATTACCATTCGGGCGAACAGGCCGGGATCAAAAGCTGCACGCTGCTGATCAAGGGCGAGAACGCCTATGGCTATGCCAAGACCGAAAGCGGCGTGCACCGCCTGGTGCGCATCAGTCCCTATGACAGTTCGGCGCGGCGCCACACCTCGTTCAGCTCCGTCTGGGTCTATCCGGTTATCGATGACGATATCGACGTCGAGATCAATCCGGCGGACCTGAAGATAGACACCTACCGCGCGAGCGGGGCGGGCGGCCAGCACGTCAACACAACCGATTCGGCGGTTCGCATCACCCACCAGCCCACCGGGATCGTGGTGGCCAGCCAGAACGACCGTTCGCAGCACAAGAACCGCGCCACCGCGATGAACATGCTGAAGGCGCGCCTTTACGAAAAGGAGCTTGCCGAACGCGAAGCGGCGGCATCAGGCGAATATGCCGCCAAGACCGAGATCGGATGGGGGCACCAGATCCGGTCTTATGTGTTGCAACCGTATCAGCAGGTGAAAGACCTGCGCACCGGTGTGGTTTCGACCAACCCGACAGACGTGCTCGACGGCGCGCTTGACCCTTTCATGGCCGCCGCCCTTTCGCAGCGCGTGACGGGCGAGACCGTGGAAGTGGAGGACGACGATTGA
- a CDS encoding nitronate monooxygenase has product MSSFKGLKPILYGGREVWPLIEGGKGVSATNHASSGAWAAAGGIGTVSAVNADSYDAEGKIVPQVYEQLTRKERHEQLIRYAIDGAVEQVKRAYEIAGGKGAININVLWEMGGAQQVLEGVLERTRGMVTGVTCGAGMPYKLAEIAQRFNVNYLPIISSARAFRALWKRAYHKVSDLMAAVVYEDPWLAGGHNGLSNAEDPLKPEDPYPRVKALRDTMRKEGISDDVPIVMAGGVWYLREWNDWIDNPELGTIAFQFGTRPLLTEESPIPQGWKDALRDLEPGDVLLHRFSPTGFYSSAVRNPFLRNLEARSERQIPYSKVEAGDHTVRLDAGVKGKNFWVTPNDLQHAREWVEAGYTEGLRTPDDTIIFVNPDERKEIQQDQKDCMGCLSHCGFSSWKDHDDYTTGRLADPRSFCIQKTLQDIAHGGDVNQNLMFAGHAAFRFKQDPFYSNNFTPTVKQLVDRILTGD; this is encoded by the coding sequence ATGTCGTCTTTCAAGGGTTTGAAGCCAATTCTCTATGGCGGCCGCGAAGTCTGGCCGCTGATCGAGGGTGGCAAGGGCGTATCGGCGACGAACCATGCAAGTTCGGGCGCATGGGCCGCGGCGGGCGGCATCGGCACGGTCAGCGCGGTGAACGCCGACAGCTACGATGCCGAAGGCAAGATCGTGCCGCAGGTCTATGAACAGCTGACCCGCAAGGAGCGGCACGAACAGCTGATCCGCTATGCGATCGACGGCGCGGTGGAACAGGTTAAGCGCGCCTACGAGATCGCCGGCGGCAAGGGTGCGATCAACATCAACGTGCTGTGGGAAATGGGCGGCGCGCAGCAAGTGCTGGAAGGCGTCCTTGAACGCACGCGCGGCATGGTGACGGGCGTTACCTGCGGGGCGGGCATGCCCTATAAGCTGGCCGAGATCGCGCAGCGTTTCAACGTGAACTACCTGCCGATCATCTCGTCCGCGCGCGCGTTCCGTGCGTTGTGGAAGCGTGCCTATCACAAGGTCTCGGACCTGATGGCCGCCGTGGTCTATGAAGATCCGTGGCTGGCTGGCGGGCATAACGGATTGTCCAACGCGGAAGACCCGCTGAAACCCGAAGATCCTTATCCGCGCGTCAAGGCGCTGCGCGATACGATGCGCAAGGAAGGCATTTCCGACGACGTGCCGATCGTGATGGCCGGCGGTGTCTGGTACTTGCGCGAATGGAACGACTGGATCGACAATCCCGAACTGGGCACCATCGCCTTCCAGTTCGGCACGCGTCCGCTGCTTACCGAGGAAAGCCCGATTCCGCAGGGCTGGAAGGATGCGTTGCGCGACCTTGAACCGGGTGACGTGCTGCTCCACCGCTTCTCACCCACCGGGTTCTATTCCTCGGCGGTGCGCAACCCGTTCCTGCGCAACCTTGAAGCGCGGTCCGAACGCCAGATTCCCTATTCCAAGGTCGAAGCGGGTGACCATACGGTGCGGCTCGACGCGGGGGTGAAGGGCAAGAATTTCTGGGTAACGCCCAACGATCTGCAGCACGCGCGCGAATGGGTGGAAGCCGGCTATACGGAAGGCCTGCGCACGCCCGACGACACGATCATTTTCGTCAATCCGGATGAGCGCAAGGAAATCCAGCAGGACCAGAAGGACTGCATGGGCTGCCTGTCGCATTGCGGTTTCTCGTCCTGGAAGGACCATGACGATTACACCACCGGACGCCTTGCCGATCCGCGCAGCTTCTGCATCCAGAAGACCCTGCAGGACATCGCGCACGGCGGCGACGTGAACCAGAACCTGATGTTCGCCGGCCACGCCGCCTTCCGGTTCAAGCAGGATCCGTTCTATTCCAACAACTTCACGCCAACCGTGAAGCAACTTGTGGATCGCATCCTGACCGGGGATTGA